A part of Aegilops tauschii subsp. strangulata cultivar AL8/78 chromosome 2, Aet v6.0, whole genome shotgun sequence genomic DNA contains:
- the LOC109758610 gene encoding probable xyloglucan endotransglucosylase/hydrolase protein 12, producing MESSRRALLLVAVAAMAIGLASASFRDNCDIKWNPENAAFSDDGHGLTMSLKSNSSGCLLQTKKQFIYGSVSTLIKLVPGNSAGTVTTYYTSSVGDDHDEIDFEFLGNETGQPYTLHTNVFADGVGKKEMQFVPWFDPTADFHAYTISWTPCMIVWYVDDVPIRVFRNYRDKGIAYPIKRPMFGYSSIWSAEDWATQGGRVKADWSKAPFVAGYRDMVLDVCPCDGADSCVYGCDGAFSHGGRQQNCAGLTDQQRAKMQEVQKTHRIYDYCVDYRDNKKPGPECSLPQY from the exons ATGGAGAGCTCAAGGAGGGCGCTCCTCCTGGTGGCGGTGGCGGCGATGGCCATCGGCCTCGCGAGTGCCAGTTTCCGTGACAACTGCGACATTAAGTGGAACCCCGAGAACGCGGCCTTCTCCGACGACGGCCACGGCCTGACCATGTCCCTAAAGAGCAACTCCTCTGGCTGCTTGCTGCAGACGAAGAAGCAGTTCATCTACGGCAGCGTCTCCACCCTCATCAAGCTCGTCCCGGGGAACTCGGCCGGCACCGTCACCACATACTAC ACATCTTCTGTGGGGGACGACCACGACGAGATTGACTTCGAGTTCCTGGGGAACGAGACGGGGCAGCCCTACACGCTGCACACCAACGTGTTCGCCGACGGCGTCGGCAAGAAGGAGATGCAGTTCGTGCCCTGGTTCGACCCCACCGCCGACTTCCACGCCTACACCATCTCCTGGACGCCCTGCATGATCGTCTGGTACGTCGACGACGTCCCCATCCGGGTGTTCCGCAACTACCGGGACAAGGGCATTGCGTACCCGATCAAGCGTCCGATGTTCGGCTACTCCAGCATCTGGTCGGCGGAGGACTGGGCCACGCAGGGCGGCCGCGTCAAGGCCGACTGGTCCAAGGCACCCTTCGTCGCCGGCTACCGCGACATGGTCCTCGACGTCTGCCCCTGCGACGGAGCCGACTCCTGCGTGTACGGCTGCGATGGGGCGTTCAGCCACGGCGGGCGGCAGCAGAACTGCGCTGGCCTCACCGACCAGCAGCGGGCCAAGATGCAGGAGGTGCAGAAGACTCACAGGATCTACGACTACTGCGTCGACTACAGGGACAACAAGAAGCCCGGCCCCGAGTGCAGCCTGCCGCAGTACTGA
- the LOC109758613 gene encoding uncharacterized protein has protein sequence MSPSSSSKDKFYEKAINPYLPEVMKHPQTMELSEGVFHTRDVQGPKKEGSEKARLEAVEQEIFMCQGMVERGLSANHSMIMEFIHEHKGDNKDIGEAIFKLDDRVNHLQAQIYDLQNQNCEYESRFKKMSLAADFGIPETRSSFFDEKPMPWKPENKPTTSSPPSPKNEA, from the coding sequence ATGTCGCCCTCAAGCTCGTCCAAGGACAAGTTCTACGAGAAGGCCATCAACCCCTACCTTCCAGAGGTGATGAAACACCCTCAAACCATGGAGTTGAGTGAGGGGGTGTTTCACACCCGGGACGTTCAAGGGCCAAAGAAGGAGGGAAGCGAGAAGGCCAGGCTTGAGGCGGTGGAGCAGGAAATCTTCATGTGTCAAGGGATGGTGGAGCGCGGACTCAGTGCCAACCACTCCATGATCATGGAATTCATCCATGAGCACAAGGGGGACAACAAGGATATTggagaggccatcttcaagcttgatgaCCGGGTTAATCATCTCCAAGCACAAATCTATGACCTACAAAatcaaaactgtgagtatgagtCCAGGTTTAAAAAGATGAGCCTAGCTGCAGATTTCGGGATTCCGGAAACTCGTTCTTCTTTCTTTGATGAAAAGCCCATGCCTTGGAAGCCAGAAAACAAGCCcactacttcatcaccaccatcaccgAAGAACGAAGCTTGA